The Calditerrivibrio nitroreducens DSM 19672 genome window below encodes:
- a CDS encoding RMD1 family protein: MLTQKSIKVFCTARRYDKSALFSYLGSRYKTTIIKDAAIVELSTGGVAIFFSYGVSVFWDVGYESQKYLLDEISEYSKERFEKPIVEDFNYVIDNSQQNPKITRDIFILHDDSNLVKLAISYPLSQSTELYYFEEAVITIINRNEFLVNELVKRGRIKLPQKQLSMERGRIFREISEIYLSYGFLDVPEFFWEYPELEPVYQSTANYLDIKPRIEVLNKKLAVIQDLLNMISDEQKHNHSAFLETVIIILIAIEIIISIIKW; encoded by the coding sequence ATAAAAGTATTCTGTACTGCAAGAAGATACGATAAATCAGCTTTATTTTCATATCTTGGTAGCAGATATAAAACAACTATTATAAAAGATGCGGCTATTGTCGAACTATCTACAGGTGGCGTAGCTATATTTTTTAGCTACGGTGTTTCCGTCTTCTGGGATGTGGGCTATGAAAGTCAGAAATACCTTCTGGATGAAATATCGGAATACTCAAAGGAAAGATTTGAAAAGCCTATAGTCGAAGATTTTAATTATGTGATAGATAATTCACAACAAAATCCAAAGATAACCCGTGATATATTTATATTACATGATGATAGCAATCTGGTAAAGCTTGCCATTTCTTATCCCCTTTCCCAATCTACAGAGCTTTATTATTTTGAAGAGGCTGTTATCACTATCATAAATAGAAACGAATTTTTAGTAAATGAATTGGTGAAAAGAGGAAGAATAAAGTTACCCCAGAAACAGCTTTCTATGGAAAGGGGGAGAATATTCAGGGAGATATCGGAGATATATTTAAGCTATGGCTTTCTCGATGTGCCGGAATTTTTCTGGGAATACCCCGAGCTGGAGCCGGTATATCAGTCGACAGCCAATTATCTTGATATAAAACCGAGGATTGAGGTTTTAAATAAAAAGCTTGCGGTTATACAGGATCTTCTAAACATGATTTCCGACGAGCAAAAGCACAACCACTCAGCCTTTCTGGAAACAGTAATTATAATCCTAATAGCTATAGAGATCATTATAAGTATTATAAAATGGTAA